A stretch of the Janthinobacterium sp. B9-8 genome encodes the following:
- a CDS encoding type II secretion system protein has protein sequence MKNKGFTLAEIAIVLVIVGIMLAGGLGAFRAQTDSQRMRDGRAQLAEIKESLLGFAVQYGHLPCPANPAANTGLEDRLVNMSCNLAEGVVPWSTLGISRAGDPFNQPFRYRVSLDFADSGPPSVPPVVTDSNQTLGANCPVGSVAPQGMSFILCSRGDIMINATAAAATPLAANVVAVVVMHYRHGPPNGGAGSTDEQENTDNDLTFVSKLRVEDDSSTPADEEYDDISEWISPSILVGRMLAAGKLP, from the coding sequence ATGAAAAATAAAGGATTTACGCTGGCTGAAATTGCCATTGTTCTGGTGATTGTCGGCATTATGTTAGCAGGTGGGCTGGGGGCCTTTCGCGCGCAAACCGATAGCCAAAGAATGCGCGACGGGCGTGCGCAGTTAGCTGAAATCAAAGAATCTCTGCTGGGGTTTGCTGTGCAATACGGGCACTTGCCATGCCCGGCCAACCCTGCCGCCAATACCGGGCTTGAAGACAGATTGGTAAATATGAGCTGTAATCTTGCCGAGGGTGTGGTGCCTTGGTCTACCTTGGGAATTAGTCGTGCTGGCGATCCGTTTAATCAGCCGTTCAGATATCGTGTAAGCCTTGATTTTGCAGACAGTGGCCCACCATCGGTGCCACCAGTAGTGACAGATAGCAATCAAACGTTGGGGGCAAATTGCCCTGTTGGTAGCGTAGCTCCTCAGGGAATGAGTTTTATACTTTGCTCCCGTGGCGATATTATGATTAATGCAACAGCCGCAGCGGCTACACCATTAGCTGCGAATGTGGTGGCGGTGGTGGTGATGCACTATCGCCACGGCCCGCCTAATGGGGGGGCTGGCTCGACCGATGAGCAGGAAAACACCGATAATGACCTTACTTTTGTCAGCAAGCTGCGGGTTGAAGACGATAGCAGCACCCCCGCAGATGAGGAATACGACGACATCAGCGAGTGGATTAGCCCGTCTATTTTGGTTGGCAGAATGCTGGCCGCAGGCAAATTACCTTGA